DNA from Borreliella garinii:
ATCTACTTCCCATGGGCTTGACCTTGAAACAGCAAGGCTTATTGATGTTAATTATTTTGCTGTTGTTTTTACTAATATTGGACACGAGCATCTTGAATTTCATGGTACAATTCAAAATTATTTGAATGCAAAGTTAGGTCTTTTCCGATCTGTTAGTGATGATGCTGGTTTTGGCGTTATTAATTTTGACGATCCTTATTATTCTGACTTTAAGAATGCTGTTAAAAAATCTTTTACTTATAGTTTAAAAAGCAGTAAAGCTGATTTTTTTGTAAGTTTTATTGATGAAAAAATAGATTCTACTAGGTTCGAATTTTATCACAAAGGTGTTAAATATTCTGCTAATGTTAGTCTGTTGGGGAGCTTTAATGTTGAGAATATAATGGCTGCTCTTATTTTAGTTTCTCAAATTTTAAATAGCGATATTCAAGACATTGTTGACAAGCTTATTTGCATTAAAAGTCTTGATGGGCGTATGGACAGTGTTAATTTGGGGCAAAATTTTTCTGTAATAATTGATTATGCTCATACCCCTGGTGCTTTCTCCAAGCTTTTTCCTATTTTTAAAAGATTTGCTACAAATAGGTTGATTTCTGTTTTTGGCTCTGCAGGAGAAAGAGATGTTGCAAAAAGATTTTTGCAAGGACAAATTGCAGATATTTATTCTGATTTAATAATCCTTTGTGACGAAGATCCAAGAGGCGAGAATGGTATGTGTATAATTAAAGATATTGCGAAAGGAATTGTGAATAAAGTTATAAATCAGGATTTATTTTTTATTCCCGATAGAAAACTGGCTATTGAAAAAGCAATAAGTCTTGCAAGGGCAGGAGATCTGGTTGTAGTTTTGGGCAAAGGACATGAAAGTTCAATAATTTATAAAAATAGAGAACTTTTTTGGAATGAGCAAGAGATAGTTAATAATGCTATTTTAAGTTTAGATAAATCAGAAAAGGAGAGGTGATGTGAAAAAAAATCTTATGTTAATATTTGGTGGAGTTTCTTTTGAACATGAAATTTCTTGCAAATCTGCTTATAGCATTTATTTAGCCCTTTTGGATCTAAATAAATACAATATTTATCCTGTTTATATTGATAAGTGTACAGGTATTTGGTATTTATTAGATTCTGTTTCGGATCCTCCAAAGCTCATCGATATAGATGTTTTGCCTATTGTAAGCTTATTGCCTGGTATTGGAATTTTTTCAAATAACAAAAATCTTGAGATCGATGTTGTTTTTCCTGTTGTTCATGGAAGAACCGGTGAGGATGGTGCTATTCAAGGGGTTTTAAAAGTTATGGACATTCCTTGTATTGGTGCTGGCATTATAGGGAGTGCTATTTCTAGCAATAAGTATTTTTGCAAACTTTTGCTTAAAAGCTTTAATATCCCTTTAGTGCCTTTTATTGGATTTAGACAATATGATTATCTTTTAGATAAAGAGGAGATAAAAAGAAATGTAAGGGAGGCTTTAGGCTATCCTGTTATTGTTAAGCCCGCAGTATTAGGGTCTTCAATTGGAATAAATGTAGCTTACAGTGAAAGTCAGATTGAATTTTTTATTGAGGAAGCTTTAAAGTATGACCTTACTATTTTAATAGAGAAATTTATTGAGGCTAGAGAGATCGAATGTTC
Protein-coding regions in this window:
- a CDS encoding UDP-N-acetylmuramoyl-L-alanyl-D-glutamate--2,6-diaminopimelate ligase — encoded protein: MNKKLKDVLLKLDQDLIKHIKGSLDLEISGVTYSSKLVLPRFVFFALPGIHFDGHDFIETAIQRGSNVIVYSRDMDFYSPNVTYIKVDNFNIRKFMSNFSNIFYDEPSKKLKVIGVTGTDGKSSVCYYIYLLLKKKGIKVGFISTVFLDDGNGNLIKNPYRQSTPESTEIHLFLSNMVKNKVQYAILESTSHGLDLETARLIDVNYFAVVFTNIGHEHLEFHGTIQNYLNAKLGLFRSVSDDAGFGVINFDDPYYSDFKNAVKKSFTYSLKSSKADFFVSFIDEKIDSTRFEFYHKGVKYSANVSLLGSFNVENIMAALILVSQILNSDIQDIVDKLICIKSLDGRMDSVNLGQNFSVIIDYAHTPGAFSKLFPIFKRFATNRLISVFGSAGERDVAKRFLQGQIADIYSDLIILCDEDPRGENGMCIIKDIAKGIVNKVINQDLFFIPDRKLAIEKAISLARAGDLVVVLGKGHESSIIYKNRELFWNEQEIVNNAILSLDKSEKER
- a CDS encoding D-alanine--D-alanine ligase — encoded protein: MKKNLMLIFGGVSFEHEISCKSAYSIYLALLDLNKYNIYPVYIDKCTGIWYLLDSVSDPPKLIDIDVLPIVSLLPGIGIFSNNKNLEIDVVFPVVHGRTGEDGAIQGVLKVMDIPCIGAGIIGSAISSNKYFCKLLLKSFNIPLVPFIGFRQYDYLLDKEEIKRNVREALGYPVIVKPAVLGSSIGINVAYSESQIEFFIEEALKYDLTILIEKFIEAREIECSVIGNEKIKIFSPGEIIVQDFIFYDYDAKYSVIPGNSIIFNIPAQLETNQLLSIKEYAFLVYKNLELRGMARVDFFVEKKSGKIYLNEINTIPGFTDISMFSKMCSHDGLQFKDLLDNLINYAFQSYNNRKKRINFED